Within the Comamonadaceae bacterium OTU4NAUVB1 genome, the region GGTGGCGGGTCGGCCCCGCAAGGTGACGCCGCCGGCCTCGATGAGCTGCTGGAGGTAGCTGCGCGAGAACTCGGGCACCAGCACGGCAAGCGCCCGATCGAGGCGCGCGCCATGCTGTTCGGGGCCGACGACGAAGTCGCGCGTCTCGGCCGAATCGGCCGGATCCGCACCCTCGTCGATGTCGATCGGGACGGCCGCGCGGGTATCTTCGCGCCGAGGGGCGGTCGATATAATCGAAGGCTCTTGTTTCAAGGAAGCTTCATAAGATGGTTCGTGCCAAATTATCGACGGCCTGCGGCTGGCTTACGCTCGCGATGGTCGCGGCCACACTGGCCGGATGCGGCACCGCCAAGGTCGACGAGACCGCCAAGTGGAGCCCCAACCGCATCTACAGCGAAGCCAAGGACGAGGCGGGCTCGGGTGCCTACGACAAGGCCATTCCGCTGTTCGAGAAGCTCGAAGGCCGCGCCGCAGGCACGCCTCTGGCCCAGCAGGCCCAGCTCGACAAGGCCTATGCCCAGTACAAGGCCGGCGAACGCCCCGGCGCCATCGCCACGCTGGATCGCTTCATCAAGCTGCACCCGGCCAGCCCCGCCCTCGACTACGCGCTCTACCTCAAGGGCATCGTCAACTTCAACGACGACCTCGGCCTCTTCGCCTCGCTGACCCGCCAGGACCTCTCCGAGCGCGACCAGAAGGCCGCCAAGGAGTCCTTCCAGTCCTTCAAGGACCTCGTCACGCGCTTTCCCGACTCGCGCTACACGCCCGATGCGCGGGCGCGCATGAACTACATCGTCAACTCGCTCGCGCAGTACGAGGTCCACGTCGCGCGTTACTACTACAACCGCGGCGCCTACCTCGCGGCGATCAATCGGTCCCAGCTCGCGCTGGCCGACTACCGCGAGGTGCCGGCGCTCGAGGAAGCGCTCTACATCATGGTGCGCTCCTATGACGCCCTGGGTCTGACCGACCTGCGCGACGACGCTCAGCGCGTCCTGACCACCAACTATCCCCGCAGCGCCTACCTCACGCGCGGCTTCCGCGCCAAGGACGATCCATGGTGGAAGGTCTGGTGAGCGCCCGCGGCTGAACACCGCAGCGCGTCTTCAGCCGCCGTCGTCGAGACCGGTCTGCAGCGCGCCGATCGCGGCCGCGAACTCCGCCTCGTCCTTGAGGCGCCGCATCGGCGGCAGCGCCGCCAGCAACCGGCGGCCATAACCCATCGTGGCGAGCCGGGTGTCGCAGATGGCCAGCACACCCGCATCGCTTTCCCGCCGGATGAGACGTCCCGCGCCCTGCTTGAGGGCGACGGCCGCTTCAGGCAGGGCGTAGTCGCCGAACGCGCTTCTTCCCTGCGCTTCCAGGCGCTGCGATCGGGCTTCCACCAGCGGGTCGTTGGGGGGCGGAAACGGCAGCTTGTCGATGACGACGAACTGGAGCGCATCGCCCGGCGCATCGAAACCTTCCCAGAACGACGCCGAGGCGACCAGCACGCAGCCCGCGCGTGCGCCGCCCTGCGGCCCGGCCGCCGCCGCGCCCTCGCGGAATCGGTCCATCAGCACGCGCTTGGGCAATTCGCCCTGCACCAGTACCTCGGGGCGGCCTTCGGCGGGCTCGAGTTCCAGGTGGCGGCGCAACGCGTCGGCGATGGTCCGCAAGGCGCGCAACGTGGTGGTGAGCACCAGCGTGCGCCCGCCGAGCGCGGCCGCGCCCCGTGCCGCCAGTCGCGCGACGCGCTCGCCGTGCGAGGGATCGTTCGGTTTGGGGAAATCGCGCGGCACGTAGAGCGACGCCTGCCGCGCGTAGTCGAACGGACTGTGGACGCGCAGGACCTCGGCGTCGTCGAGTCCGCACGGCTCGGTGAACCAGCGCAACCGCGTGTCGTCGCCCAGCGTGGCCGAGGTGAACACCCAGGCCCGGCCCCTTCCCTCGGCGTCGCCGTCGGCATCGACCTGCTCGCCGAGCACCCGCGTGCGCATGGCCTCGGCGATGTCCAGCGGCGATTCCACCAGGCGCAGCTGTTGAGCGACGTCGACCCAGCGCACCGAACCCAGCGCGCAAGGCCGCGCGAACCGGGCCGCGCGCTCGGCCAGCCGGAGCGCGCGTTCGTGCAGGCGAATGAAATCCGGGGACAGTTCGCTGACCGTGTCCAGGCCTTCTGCCGCGGCCTCGAAGGCCTCCTGCATCAACTGCAACGCCTCGTTCCATGGTCCATGCGCGATGCCTTCGGGCGCCGTGGTCGCGGTGCGATCGTCGTCTGACGATCCGCCGGGCTCGTCGTCAGGCTCGCCCCGGCGGGTCGATGTCACGGCGCTGCTCCAGCGCAGCCGCGTGCCGGGCCGCTGCGATCCGGCAGCGAGCCTCAAGGCGCGCGCGCTGCGCTCGACCTCCGCCATCAGCCCGGTCCAGTCGACCAGCCCGCGGGCCTGCTGCAGACCGGCCGCCAGCAGATCGCGCGCGAAATCGAGCGCCTGACCGGTGCCCATCTGCGTGCCGAGGAATTGCACGCCGGTCTCGTTGAGCTGGTGCGCCTCGTCGAAGACCACGACGCGCACGCTCGGGAGCAGTTCGGCCATGCCGGACTCGCGCACGGCCAGGTCGGCGAAGAACAGGTGGTGGTTGATCACCACCACGTCGGCTGCCAAT harbors:
- a CDS encoding outer membrane protein assembly factor BamD, with protein sequence MVRAKLSTACGWLTLAMVAATLAGCGTAKVDETAKWSPNRIYSEAKDEAGSGAYDKAIPLFEKLEGRAAGTPLAQQAQLDKAYAQYKAGERPGAIATLDRFIKLHPASPALDYALYLKGIVNFNDDLGLFASLTRQDLSERDQKAAKESFQSFKDLVTRFPDSRYTPDARARMNYIVNSLAQYEVHVARYYYNRGAYLAAINRSQLALADYREVPALEEALYIMVRSYDALGLTDLRDDAQRVLTTNYPRSAYLTRGFRAKDDPWWKVW
- a CDS encoding ATP-dependent DNA helicase; its protein translation is MALAVARTIETGGALVVEAGTGVGKTFSYLVPALLSGERVLLSTATKTLQDQLFGRDLPRLVDALGLPVRTALLKGRASYLCLHRLGLARHDASLPERGGVRVLARIEQWAQATRTGDLAELPGLDERSPLIPLITSTRENCLGQQCPQFRPCHVNLARREALAADVVVINHHLFFADLAVRESGMAELLPSVRVVVFDEAHQLNETGVQFLGTQMGTGQALDFARDLLAAGLQQARGLVDWTGLMAEVERSARALRLAAGSQRPGTRLRWSSAVTSTRRGEPDDEPGGSSDDDRTATTAPEGIAHGPWNEALQLMQEAFEAAAEGLDTVSELSPDFIRLHERALRLAERAARFARPCALGSVRWVDVAQQLRLVESPLDIAEAMRTRVLGEQVDADGDAEGRGRAWVFTSATLGDDTRLRWFTEPCGLDDAEVLRVHSPFDYARQASLYVPRDFPKPNDPSHGERVARLAARGAAALGGRTLVLTTTLRALRTIADALRRHLELEPAEGRPEVLVQGELPKRVLMDRFREGAAAAGPQGGARAGCVLVASASFWEGFDAPGDALQFVVIDKLPFPPPNDPLVEARSQRLEAQGRSAFGDYALPEAAVALKQGAGRLIRRESDAGVLAICDTRLATMGYGRRLLAALPPMRRLKDEAEFAAAIGALQTGLDDGG